A stretch of the Mycolicibacterium celeriflavum genome encodes the following:
- a CDS encoding CaiB/BaiF CoA-transferase family protein, with product MAKKRASAAVELEESVGEAAPTPLDGLRVVEISDRIAGAYCGKLLTDAGAEVVKVEPPDGDPLRRVSVTGANPDGSDSPLFSYLNAGKRSVTKLSDDLKMGADVLVLTADRAAARRRDIDPGRLLQESPGCVVVTISDFGWTGPWSARPATEFTLQAASGLTGFRGDPAGPPISIGGDVGEYMGGAWAAFAALALWRRVRSGGAGGHLDMSMLEAVTLMQSGEWLHSALLRVPPIRRSVEVPSIEPAKDGYVGISMVTGQQWLDFAAMVECPELTEIDQLQFQIGRWDYRDWIRERIGPWLRERTVDEIVELGQLFRIPLAPIGDGATIPHMDHFVQRGVYIDNPAGFRQPRPPWLMSQAAAAPIRPAPGIGEADGETLWKPRDHGEPRAAGLPLSGMRIVDFTAFWAGPAATHALAAFGADVIKIESIQRPDGIRYSGGMRRDVDDWWEYGWVFHAMNTNKRSVTLDLQSDEGLQLVKQLISDADAVVENFSPRVMEQFGLGAQVLLDLNPRLVMMRMPAFGLTGPWRDRVGFAPTMEQIAGLAWVTGLPDGPPVAPRGACDPLAGAHAAFALLAALDFTGRTGRGQLLEVPMIETVLNVTAVQTIEFEVYGQLMQRRGNRGHGSAQQDVYRCAGEDEWVAVAVCSDAHRAAIADITGGTALEAWLATQGAPDAVEQLAAGGIPAAVVISPTLVTENPQLRHRGFFESLEHCSTGVNLYPCPPFTRFAGADRWLQRTPPTLGEHNTEVLTEICGLTHADLQRLSAQGVIGTRPKGL from the coding sequence ATGGCAAAGAAACGCGCGTCAGCGGCCGTGGAATTGGAGGAGTCTGTGGGCGAGGCAGCACCCACCCCGCTGGACGGTCTTCGGGTCGTCGAGATCAGCGACCGGATCGCCGGCGCGTACTGCGGCAAACTCCTCACCGACGCGGGCGCCGAAGTCGTCAAGGTCGAACCCCCCGACGGGGACCCGCTGCGCCGCGTCTCGGTAACCGGCGCGAATCCGGACGGATCCGATTCGCCGCTGTTCAGTTACCTGAACGCCGGAAAGCGCAGTGTTACAAAGCTTTCCGACGACCTGAAGATGGGTGCAGACGTGCTGGTGCTGACCGCGGACCGCGCTGCCGCGCGCCGGCGAGACATCGATCCCGGCAGGCTGTTGCAGGAGTCACCGGGCTGTGTCGTCGTCACGATCTCCGATTTCGGCTGGACCGGACCGTGGTCTGCACGCCCTGCGACGGAGTTCACGCTGCAGGCGGCCTCGGGACTCACGGGATTCCGCGGAGATCCGGCCGGGCCGCCGATCTCGATCGGTGGCGACGTGGGGGAGTACATGGGCGGAGCGTGGGCGGCGTTCGCGGCGCTGGCGCTGTGGCGAAGGGTGCGCAGCGGCGGCGCCGGCGGCCACCTCGACATGTCGATGCTCGAAGCGGTGACGCTGATGCAGAGCGGCGAGTGGCTGCATTCGGCGCTGTTGCGTGTCCCACCCATCCGGCGCTCGGTCGAGGTGCCATCGATCGAACCCGCCAAGGACGGCTACGTCGGGATCAGCATGGTCACCGGCCAGCAGTGGCTCGACTTCGCCGCGATGGTGGAATGCCCCGAGCTGACCGAGATCGACCAGCTGCAATTCCAGATCGGCCGCTGGGACTACCGGGACTGGATCCGCGAGCGCATCGGCCCATGGCTGCGCGAGCGCACCGTGGACGAGATCGTCGAACTCGGCCAGCTGTTCCGGATCCCGCTCGCGCCGATCGGCGACGGCGCGACCATCCCGCACATGGACCACTTCGTGCAGCGCGGGGTGTACATCGACAACCCGGCCGGCTTCCGCCAACCGCGGCCACCGTGGTTGATGTCGCAGGCAGCTGCGGCGCCGATTCGCCCGGCACCGGGAATCGGCGAAGCTGACGGTGAAACATTGTGGAAGCCAAGGGATCACGGCGAACCACGTGCGGCCGGTCTGCCGCTCAGCGGCATGCGCATCGTCGACTTCACCGCGTTCTGGGCCGGACCCGCGGCAACCCACGCGCTGGCGGCGTTCGGCGCCGACGTGATCAAGATCGAGTCGATTCAGCGCCCCGACGGCATCCGCTACTCGGGTGGCATGCGCCGCGACGTCGATGACTGGTGGGAGTACGGGTGGGTCTTCCACGCCATGAACACCAATAAGCGGTCCGTCACCCTCGACCTGCAGTCCGACGAGGGCCTGCAGTTGGTCAAGCAACTGATCAGCGACGCCGACGCCGTGGTCGAGAACTTCTCGCCGCGCGTGATGGAGCAGTTCGGCCTCGGCGCGCAGGTGCTGCTCGATCTCAACCCACGCCTGGTCATGATGCGGATGCCGGCGTTCGGGCTGACCGGGCCGTGGCGGGACCGCGTGGGCTTCGCCCCGACGATGGAGCAGATCGCGGGGCTGGCGTGGGTGACCGGACTGCCCGACGGTCCGCCCGTCGCGCCGCGCGGCGCGTGCGATCCTCTGGCCGGGGCGCATGCCGCATTCGCGTTGCTCGCCGCCTTGGACTTCACCGGACGCACGGGCCGCGGCCAGCTTCTCGAGGTGCCGATGATCGAGACAGTGCTCAACGTAACCGCTGTGCAGACAATCGAATTCGAAGTGTACGGGCAGCTGATGCAGCGCCGCGGCAACCGGGGCCACGGTTCGGCGCAGCAGGACGTCTACCGGTGCGCGGGGGAGGACGAGTGGGTCGCCGTCGCGGTCTGCAGCGACGCACATCGCGCAGCGATCGCCGATATCACCGGAGGCACCGCTCTCGAGGCCTGGCTGGCCACCCAGGGCGCCCCCGACGCCGTCGAACAGCTTGCCGCGGGCGGCATCCCGGCGGCGGTGGTGATCTCTCCGACGCTGGTGACCGAGAACCCGCAACTGCGGCACCGCGGATTCTTCGAATCGCTCGAGCATTGCAGCACCGGCGTGAACCTCTATCCCTGTCCGCCTTTCACCCGGTTTGCAGGCGCTGACCGCTGGCTGCAACGCACACCGCCGACGCTCGGCGAGCACAACACCGAGGTGCTGACCGAGATCTGCGGGCTCACTCACGCCGACCTGCAACGGCTGTCCGCCCAGGGCGTGATAGGCACCCGCCCGAAAGGACTTTGA
- a CDS encoding FadR/GntR family transcriptional regulator, with the protein MTTLGIGPEARRRLGSRRTAEIVADELRRQIIEGELTDGDLLPRQEILVEQFNVSLVSLREALRILETEGLVSVRRGNRGGAVVHAPAKASAAYMLGLLLQSDYVPLADLGTALQELDPMCAALAARHPDRGKSLIPKLKELNDAMAEHIEDGARFTEIGGQFHDEIVRGCGNHTMIAVVGSLETLWTGHLNWWAEETAAKGEYPSLGKRRIALSVHTKITDAIQAGDAERARKLAARHVADTQTYLLEGDPEQRIVALSPQALAQRQR; encoded by the coding sequence ATGACAACACTGGGAATCGGCCCCGAGGCGCGGCGGCGGCTGGGATCGCGCAGAACCGCAGAGATCGTCGCCGACGAGCTTCGCCGCCAGATCATCGAGGGTGAACTCACCGACGGTGACCTGTTGCCGCGCCAGGAGATCCTCGTCGAGCAGTTCAACGTGAGCCTGGTGTCGTTGCGAGAAGCATTGCGAATCCTGGAGACCGAGGGGCTGGTTTCGGTCCGGCGAGGTAACCGCGGCGGTGCCGTCGTACATGCTCCGGCCAAGGCCAGCGCGGCCTACATGCTGGGACTGTTGTTGCAGAGCGATTACGTGCCGCTCGCCGACCTCGGCACGGCGCTTCAGGAACTCGACCCGATGTGCGCGGCGCTTGCGGCGCGCCATCCTGACCGTGGAAAGTCGTTGATTCCGAAACTGAAGGAACTCAACGACGCCATGGCCGAGCACATCGAGGACGGCGCACGGTTCACCGAGATCGGTGGTCAGTTCCACGACGAGATCGTGCGCGGCTGCGGCAATCACACGATGATCGCAGTGGTTGGCAGCCTCGAAACACTGTGGACCGGTCACCTGAACTGGTGGGCCGAGGAAACCGCCGCCAAGGGCGAGTACCCCTCGTTGGGCAAGCGCCGCATCGCGTTGAGCGTGCACACCAAAATCACCGATGCCATCCAGGCTGGCGACGCGGAGCGGGCTCGTAAGCTGGCCGCACGCCACGTCGCCGACACGCAGACCTATCTGCTCGAGGGCGACCCCGAACAGCGGATCGTCGCACTGTCGCCGCAGGCGCTCGCGCAGCGCCAGCGCTGA
- a CDS encoding SDR family oxidoreductase — MRTALITGGSGGIGKACGQALVERGYDVVLTARREAPLRAAAEEMGARYVVADASQPSTFEPAVDAAGDIDLLVHASGILGGTYARKQTFDQWRATISANLDSCFVVSSAVLPQMRAGSRLVFISSSAAHEPMRARTAYSAAKAGMNAFAGALAQEVDRDGINVHIVTPGPVETEMLQDVPFEMYAIRAADVANAVAWLDTLDPSVDVPEIRLNAVTRGPSARPPVVPLEVQRRAVK; from the coding sequence GTGCGAACGGCACTCATCACCGGCGGTAGCGGCGGTATCGGCAAAGCCTGCGGGCAAGCCTTGGTCGAGCGTGGCTATGACGTCGTCCTGACGGCCAGACGGGAGGCGCCGTTGCGGGCCGCCGCCGAGGAGATGGGTGCGCGGTACGTCGTCGCCGATGCCAGCCAGCCATCGACGTTCGAGCCCGCGGTCGACGCGGCCGGCGACATCGACCTGCTGGTGCACGCGTCCGGAATCCTGGGCGGCACGTACGCCCGCAAGCAGACCTTCGACCAGTGGCGGGCAACGATTTCGGCCAACCTCGACTCGTGTTTCGTGGTGAGCTCCGCTGTCCTACCTCAGATGAGGGCCGGCTCTAGGCTCGTGTTCATCTCATCGTCGGCGGCACACGAGCCGATGCGGGCCCGCACCGCCTACTCGGCGGCGAAGGCAGGGATGAACGCGTTCGCAGGTGCACTCGCCCAAGAGGTCGATCGCGACGGCATCAACGTGCACATCGTCACACCCGGCCCGGTCGAAACCGAGATGCTGCAGGACGTGCCGTTCGAGATGTATGCGATCCGGGCTGCCGACGTGGCGAACGCGGTGGCCTGGCTCGATACGCTCGACCCGTCCGTCGACGTGCCCGAGATCCGTCTGAACGCGGTCACCCGTGGGCCATCGGCGCGACCGCCGGTGGTGCCGCTGGAGGTACAGCGCCGCGCCGTCAAGTGA
- a CDS encoding amidohydrolase family protein: MTTIERPPVAQDIAVSIVDTDVHPLPVSADVLKTYAPAKWRDKLWPTGNAVSPLAHFYDTPDSYKTMSLRVDANPPGGGVAGSDPDFAAQQLLVDAGVSIAVLEPMCDAQLPQAEHVLKAAHNDWLADVWLSDNNWHARWRGAISVTAQDPHAAAREIDRWAGHPYMAEVLITPQTRGIPFGTSHFDPLYAAATRHGLPVATHLMGQTPFELVPIYPVGNPAHWHDFFASWPLLYVSHLMSLVFDGAFDRHPDLRVVFVEGGFTWALPVMWRMDRIWEQRKADLPHVKRSPSDYVREHVRFTTQPLEEVNTRVYREYLEMMDLGDNLMFSTDYPHWSYDSPDWAIKRFPADQRERIMRGNATALYGLPSTVKALPGEL, from the coding sequence ATGACAACGATCGAGCGGCCGCCCGTCGCCCAGGACATCGCGGTGAGCATCGTCGACACCGACGTGCATCCGCTTCCCGTCTCCGCCGACGTGCTGAAGACCTATGCGCCGGCGAAGTGGCGGGACAAGTTGTGGCCGACGGGAAATGCCGTCTCACCGCTCGCCCACTTCTACGACACTCCGGACTCGTACAAGACGATGTCGTTGCGTGTCGATGCGAACCCGCCCGGCGGCGGCGTCGCCGGCAGCGATCCCGATTTCGCCGCCCAGCAGTTGTTGGTGGACGCCGGGGTGAGCATTGCCGTGCTGGAGCCGATGTGTGATGCGCAGCTGCCGCAGGCCGAACACGTGCTCAAGGCCGCCCACAACGACTGGCTGGCCGATGTGTGGCTGTCGGACAACAACTGGCATGCGCGGTGGCGGGGCGCCATCAGCGTGACCGCGCAGGATCCGCATGCCGCGGCCCGCGAGATCGACCGATGGGCCGGTCATCCCTACATGGCCGAGGTGCTGATCACCCCGCAGACCCGCGGAATCCCCTTCGGCACCTCACATTTCGATCCGCTGTACGCAGCAGCTACGCGCCACGGACTACCGGTCGCCACCCACCTGATGGGCCAGACGCCGTTCGAGCTGGTCCCGATCTATCCGGTCGGGAACCCGGCGCACTGGCACGACTTCTTCGCGTCATGGCCGCTGCTGTATGTGTCGCATCTGATGAGCCTGGTCTTCGACGGTGCGTTCGACCGACATCCGGACCTGCGGGTGGTGTTCGTCGAGGGCGGATTCACCTGGGCGCTGCCGGTGATGTGGCGGATGGACCGGATCTGGGAACAGCGCAAGGCTGACCTGCCTCATGTCAAACGCTCACCGTCAGACTACGTCCGCGAGCATGTCCGGTTCACGACACAACCGCTCGAGGAGGTCAACACCCGGGTCTACCGCGAGTACCTGGAGATGATGGATCTCGGTGACAATCTGATGTTCTCGACCGACTATCCGCACTGGAGTTACGACTCACCGGACTGGGCGATCAAGAGGTTCCCCGCCGACCAGCGCGAGCGGATCATGCGCGGCAACGCGACCGCGCTCTATGGCCTGCCGTCGACGGTCAAGGCGCTGCCCGGCGAACTTTGA
- a CDS encoding amidohydrolase family protein, producing the protein MSTPVIDTPVIDTPVIDTSVQPHFRYNAEIRQYLAAPHKLRAIPDVEQQWYQAPGGDYRTDLYGNGYPASDPETVARHLFDEGGVDVAILNPLTRGNIADYLLNSRICAAVNDWLLDRWLEPDTSGRFRGTIRVNPEDVKGAVTEIERLAEHPKMVQIGVPLQSREPYGKPMFEPIWEAAAAHGLPVAVHINGGNGVDHAPTFAGHAHTYPGYAAFMPLNYFVHLATLIVEGMFGRHPGLKFVFTDGGYDVLTPLMWRLDTFWMSMRDQTPWVDRYPSEYLPDHVRFCSSAFDGPTDAEHARRWLDFTDKAELLMYGSSYPHWSAVGPEVAVAGLNDQQREKMLWRNAADLYALEPQVEGRLK; encoded by the coding sequence ATGAGCACTCCCGTCATCGACACTCCCGTCATCGATACTCCGGTTATCGACACTTCAGTGCAGCCGCATTTCCGGTACAACGCCGAGATCCGCCAGTATCTCGCGGCCCCGCACAAGCTGCGCGCCATCCCCGACGTCGAGCAGCAGTGGTACCAGGCTCCCGGCGGAGACTATCGAACTGACCTGTACGGCAACGGATATCCGGCCTCGGATCCCGAGACCGTCGCCCGGCACCTGTTCGACGAAGGCGGCGTCGACGTCGCCATCTTGAATCCGTTGACCCGTGGCAACATCGCCGACTATCTGCTCAACAGCCGCATCTGCGCGGCGGTCAATGACTGGCTGCTCGACCGCTGGCTCGAACCGGACACCAGCGGCCGGTTCCGCGGCACCATCCGGGTCAACCCGGAGGACGTCAAGGGCGCTGTCACGGAGATCGAACGGCTGGCGGAGCATCCGAAGATGGTCCAGATCGGTGTCCCGCTGCAGTCGCGCGAACCGTACGGCAAGCCCATGTTCGAGCCGATCTGGGAGGCTGCGGCAGCACACGGCCTGCCGGTCGCGGTGCACATCAACGGCGGCAACGGCGTCGACCACGCCCCGACGTTCGCCGGCCACGCCCACACCTACCCCGGATATGCGGCGTTCATGCCGCTGAACTACTTCGTCCACCTCGCGACGCTGATCGTCGAGGGGATGTTCGGTCGGCACCCCGGGCTGAAGTTCGTGTTCACCGACGGCGGCTACGACGTCCTCACGCCGCTGATGTGGCGCCTCGACACGTTCTGGATGTCGATGCGCGACCAGACCCCGTGGGTGGACCGCTATCCCAGCGAGTACCTACCCGACCACGTGCGGTTCTGCTCGTCTGCGTTCGACGGGCCCACCGACGCGGAGCACGCCCGGCGCTGGCTGGACTTCACCGACAAGGCGGAACTGCTGATGTACGGGTCGAGCTACCCGCACTGGTCGGCGGTCGGGCCGGAGGTGGCGGTGGCCGGTCTCAACGATCAGCAGCGCGAAAAAATGTTGTGGCGCAACGCCGCTGACCTGTACGCGCTCGAACCCCAGGTGGAGGGGCGTCTCAAATGA
- a CDS encoding Rieske (2Fe-2S) protein: protein MRRRAVCAIEDLPPGSMKLVPAGQFGVGVYNIGGSLYAIANYCSHEGAPLCEGYISGTTEYAPDMPDGIRHVREGQIARCPWHQWEFDITTGVNVADPSKRVRTYQVDVDDGQVYLIA from the coding sequence ATGCGGCGCCGCGCGGTGTGTGCGATCGAGGACCTGCCGCCCGGGAGCATGAAGTTGGTGCCGGCGGGCCAGTTCGGCGTGGGCGTGTACAACATCGGCGGCTCGCTGTATGCGATCGCGAACTACTGCTCGCACGAGGGCGCCCCGTTGTGCGAGGGATACATCAGCGGTACCACCGAATACGCGCCGGATATGCCCGACGGCATCCGGCACGTGCGCGAGGGCCAGATCGCCCGCTGCCCGTGGCATCAGTGGGAGTTCGACATCACCACTGGTGTCAACGTCGCCGATCCCAGCAAGCGGGTCCGCACGTATCAGGTCGACGTCGACGACGGGCAGGTGTACCTCATCGCATGA
- a CDS encoding cytochrome P450: MTISTDSNDQLAPDVATDPYGFFEYMRNRSPVWRGTLMESDLMPPELKVSENWVLFDFESVFTAFREDTVFASEMYNNTIGLVFGPTILGMHGKQHHDHRSLVSKAFRQSALAQWEPEVIDPICDQLVDEFADDGEVDLIKAVTFEFPTRVTAALLGLPQDDLDMFRRLSLDLISITEDIEAGLNASVELGTYFQEQVDQRRRTMTDDVIGDLVGAEIDGEKLTDEAIISFLRLLLPAGLETTYRSSSNLLALLLTHPDQLEALASNRDLIPAAIEEGIRFETPLVLVARNTTRDVEMHGVTIPEGAQVNLCMGSANRDAKRWDNPDVFDIHRPRRAHISFAGGIHSCLGMHLARVETRAMLNSLFDRVTDLELLEDEDTKITGMPFRSPKHLPVTFRRAS; the protein is encoded by the coding sequence GTGACGATCAGCACCGATTCGAACGACCAGCTCGCCCCCGACGTGGCCACCGATCCCTACGGCTTTTTCGAGTACATGCGCAACAGGTCCCCGGTGTGGCGCGGAACGCTCATGGAGAGCGACCTGATGCCGCCCGAACTCAAGGTCTCCGAGAACTGGGTGCTGTTCGACTTCGAGAGCGTCTTCACCGCTTTCCGCGAGGACACCGTGTTCGCCTCCGAGATGTACAACAACACGATCGGGCTCGTGTTCGGGCCGACGATCCTCGGCATGCACGGCAAACAGCATCATGACCACCGCAGCCTGGTATCGAAGGCCTTCCGGCAGAGCGCGCTCGCGCAGTGGGAACCCGAAGTGATCGACCCGATATGCGACCAACTGGTCGACGAGTTCGCCGACGACGGCGAGGTCGACCTGATCAAGGCGGTGACGTTCGAGTTTCCCACCCGCGTCACGGCCGCACTGCTCGGCCTGCCGCAGGACGACCTGGACATGTTCCGCCGACTCTCACTGGACCTGATCTCGATCACCGAGGACATCGAGGCCGGGCTGAACGCCTCGGTCGAACTGGGCACCTACTTCCAGGAACAGGTCGACCAGCGTCGCCGCACGATGACCGACGACGTTATCGGTGACCTCGTCGGCGCGGAGATCGACGGCGAGAAGCTGACCGACGAGGCGATCATCTCCTTCCTGCGGCTGCTGTTGCCGGCAGGACTGGAGACGACGTATCGCTCGTCGAGCAACCTGTTGGCGTTACTGCTCACCCACCCCGATCAACTCGAAGCGCTTGCGTCGAATCGCGATCTGATCCCGGCGGCCATCGAGGAGGGCATCCGGTTTGAGACGCCGCTTGTGTTGGTGGCGCGCAACACCACTCGCGACGTCGAGATGCACGGCGTGACCATCCCCGAGGGCGCGCAGGTCAACCTGTGCATGGGTTCGGCGAACCGCGACGCGAAGCGCTGGGACAACCCGGATGTGTTCGACATCCATCGGCCCCGCCGCGCACACATTTCGTTCGCCGGTGGCATCCACAGTTGTCTGGGCATGCACCTCGCGCGGGTGGAGACCCGTGCGATGCTCAACAGCCTTTTCGACCGCGTGACCGACCTCGAGCTACTCGAAGACGAGGACACCAAGATCACCGGCATGCCGTTCCGCTCCCCCAAGCATCTGCCGGTGACATTCCGTCGAGCCTCATGA